One window of Pieris napi chromosome 14, ilPieNapi1.2, whole genome shotgun sequence genomic DNA carries:
- the LOC125056301 gene encoding uncharacterized protein LOC125056301, giving the protein MSPIAFAILCYVAVLSASPIKPESHHPHEFIIAKTDSKDLSGEGKYKIIEIIPFSETENNSTGNVEETTTSNPKTNKPNYEDNKNDQESYSDPQKERYARILEEVKEAVPEEQIYNEQNPEPEHEKRPQNPKEKIEILLKTAKPEVQKYDEQNPDPTSEKQDSENDLPEYQNFEPQYTQDVLTRVIDHTHNGPSYAEIIEIQPDSETLKHYKIDTPQTSEKQNSNTEDSGKPIVEQQQTGGNQFSISDYTESNKSDGASNIDGINLFDRPCDRYHANEVTAKVNVLEPEVKINSVKEYKNKEEGQKQEQEVFTSKEEVKPVDTLVIPAPPSIDVSTTTVQNQNSLVSDKSSYKYQPESYKLVKNKPELNEGQVNSDVSIGISVQPPSSIKSSNINEQWSFQDNNGQEPVTNDLSTVDQYKTKIIDNPVKESDPSEEDTRPIIKLNIPAPPSIDGTITLPSGYSTLSALQNEERILMEKIKHLKLHIKDQTEKTIDKSSYDYHPKLYDIEVVDKKPSIDVSAIHNSAQWSKVEEKPAETPKVVKNDSDLGYYPKNEAVKKESDETITLKKEIKPFVKLNIPAPPSLDNTITLPSGYSSLSDVQKEEGLIQQKVKLERLNKQEAPEASVQADKSESQSHPEIYKLVKGNINPVFNADNVNNEASVKDVKPVISIDATSSPSVDSSVVHDTNQWVAETVLDEKPSEVNSEDLKNTKDNKPVVILNIPPPPSIDNSITLPSGYSSIEALQNEERNILRRIKNVRVIKQKQPGQVIESSNFGYHPEQYKVEVVKKTPDVNMEDVKPVVTVNIPAPLAIDSSTLYDKNQVVEENNGKTQEQTKYVLHHNNEENYSKTNTEEVYTDESVPNQEPSKPVVPLHIPPPPSIDDAIVLPSGYPTLPAIRNEEIILLQKVKGNIHQVQKQPVKIKRVKQLSTMFLYHLHLVVQ; this is encoded by the exons ATGTCTCCCATTGCTTTTGCGATTTTGTGTTACGTAGCAGTTTTATCTGCATCGCCTATAAAGCCCGAGTCTCATCACCCTCATGaatttattattgcaaaaacAGATTCCAAGGACTTGTCCGGGGAGgggaaatacaaaataattgagATTATCCCATTCTCCGAGACTGAAAACAATTCTACAGGAAATGTAGAAGAAACTACCACCAGTAATCCAAAAACTAACAAACCAAACTACGAGGATAACAAAAATGACCAAGAAAGTTATTCAGATCCACAAAAAGAAAGATATGCAAGGATACTTGAAGAAGTAAAAGAAGCAGTGCCTGAAGAACAAATATATAACGAACAAAATCCCGAGCCAGAGCACGAAAAGCGTCCTCAGAACCCGAAAGAAAAAATCGAAATACTACTTAAAACAGCAAAACCTGAAGTTCAGAAATACGATGAACAAAACCCTGACCCAACAAGCGAAAAGCAAGATTCTGAGAATGACCTGCCAGAATACCAAAACTTTGAACCTCAATATACGCAAGATGTGCTCACTAGAGTAATCGATCACACGCATAATGGACCGTCTTACGCGGAAATCATCGAGATCCAACCTGATTCAGAGACCTTGAAACACTATAAAATTGACACGCCACAAACTAGTGAAAAGCAAAACTCGAACACAGAAGATTCTGGAAAACCCATTGTTGAA CAACAACAAACTGGGGGAAACCAATTCTCAATCAGTGACTATACGGAAAGTAATAAATCAGATGGAGCAAGTAACATCGATGgaataaatttgtttgatCGACCATGCGATAGATACCACGCCAACGAGGTTACAGCTAAAGTAAATGTGTTAGAGCCtgaagtaaaaattaatagtgttaaagaatataagaaCAAGGAGGAAGGTCAGAAACAAGAACAAGAAGTTTTCACAAGCAAGGAAGAAGTAAAGCCTGTTGACACGTTAGTTATTCCCGCTCCACCATCTATTGACGTGTCCACAACTACGGTTCAGAACCAAAATTCTTTAGTTTCAGATAAATCAAGTTATAAATACCAACCTGAAAGTTACAAATTAGTCAAAAATAAACCTGAGCTCAATGAAGGACAGGTTAATTCAGATGTCAGTATAGGTATTTCGGTACAACCACCATCATCTATTAAGTCTTCAAACATAAATGAACAATGGAGCTTCCAAGACAATAATGGACAAGAACCAGTTACAAATGACCTCAGCACAGTAGATcagtataaaactaaaatcataGACAACCCTGTGAAAGAGTCTGACCCGAGTGAAGAAGACACAAGACCCATCATAAAGTTGAATATTCCTGCACCTCCCTCTATTGACGGTACTATTACATTACCTTCAGGTTATTCGACATTGTCAGCTCTTCAAAACGAGGAAAGAATTCTTATggagaaaataaaacatctgAAATTGCACATTAAGGATCAAACCGAAAAAACCATAGATAAGTCAAGTTACGATTATCATCCTAAGCTGTACGATATAGAAGTTGTTGATAAAAAACCATCTATCGACGTATCAGCTATCCATAACTCAGCACAATGGAGCAAAGTGGAAGAGAAACCAGCAGAAACGCCTAAAGTAGTTAAAAATGATAGTGACCTAGGATATTACCCTAAAAACGAAGCCgttaaaaaagaatcagatGAAACCATAAcacttaaaaaagaaataaaaccttttgtaAAGTTGAATATTCCCGCACCGCCGTCTCTTGACAATACTATTACATTACCCTCTGGATACTCGTCTTTGTCAGATGTCCAAAAAGAAGAAGGTTTAATTCAACAAAAGGTAAAACTCGAAAGACTAAACAAACAAGAAGCACCTGAAGCATCCGTACAAGCCGACAAATCCGAAAGCCAAAGCCATCCTGAGATATACAAATTGGTTAAAGGTAATATAAATCCCGTGTTTAATGCTGATAATGTCAATAATGAAGCTAGCGTAAAGGATGTAAAACCTGTCATAAGCATAGATGCTACTTCCTCGCCATCTGTGGATTCATCAGTGGTTCACGATACGAATCAATGGGTTGCTGAAACAGTTTTAGATGAGAAGCCTTCTGAAGTAAACAGTGAAGATctcaaaaatacaaaagataATAAACCTGTagtgatattaaatattcCACCTCCACCGTCTATTGACAATAGTATCACGTTACCTTCAGGATATTCATCAATAGAAGCACTCCAAAATGAAGAAAGAAATATCCTacgtagaataaaaaatgttagaGTTATCAAACAAAAGCAACCTGGTCAAGTAATAGAGTCGTCAAACTTCGGATATCATCCAGAACAATATAAGGTTGAGGTTGTGAAGAAAACTCCAGATGTCAACATGGAAGACGTGAAGCCTGTCGTGACGGTAAACATTCCGGCTCCACTGGCAATTGATTCATCAACTCTTTATGATAAAAACCAAGTTGTGGAAGAAAATAATGGCAAGACGCAAGAACAAACTAAGTACGTTTTACATCATAATAATGAAGAGAACTATTCCAAAACCAACACAGAAGAAGTTTACACTGACGAGTCCGTACCCAACCAGGAACCTTCGAAGCCTGTGGTTCCGTTACATATTCCGCCTCCACCATCTATTGATGATGCTATCGTGTTACCTTCAGGATATCCAACACTACCAGCGATCCGGAACgaagaaattattttactgcAAAAAGTGAAAGGAAATATTCATCAAGTGCAGAAGCAACcagtaaaaatt AAACGAGTCAAACAGTTAAGTACAATGTTCCTGTACCACCTTCACTTGGTCGTTCAATAG
- the LOC125056151 gene encoding flexible cuticle protein 12-like translates to MRQIIVLAVVIAVVAGAAVPSGQDYYSPGQAQILRYDVDNIGLGNYKYAYEQTDGTRQEQQGAITNEGREDEAIAVSGSYSWVAPNGVRYTVTYTSGVDGYNPTLEEGPGGVPNVALISALG, encoded by the exons ATGAGACaa ATAATTGTTCTGGCCGTCGTCATCGCTGTAGTAGCAGGAGCTGCCGTCCCATCTGGACAGGACTACTATTCCCCTGGCCAAGCACAGATTTTACGCTATGATGTAGATAACATTGGACTCGGAAACTACAAATACGC ttaTGAACAAACAGACGGCACAAGACAAGAGCAACAAGGAGCTATCACAAACGAAGGGCGTGAGGATGAAGCCATAGCGGTCTCAGGTTCTTATTCGTGGGTGGCACCAAATGGCGTTAGGTATACTGTGACATACACCTCTGGTGTCGATGGTTACAACCCAACTTTGGAGGAAGGTCCCGGTGGAGTTCCAAATGTCGCTTTGATTTCAGCTCTCGGTTAA
- the LOC125056300 gene encoding uncharacterized protein LOC125056300, which translates to MKMFVVFCALVAAASCAPSVDPEIAARRALPALEHEEIHDEFGQYALRYVTAEGTVVSQRGRLVPTAKGEYVLVTEGEISYIGDDGELYITKFTAGLDGYHVETNHQPMSNIPESVDASSQ; encoded by the exons ATGAAAATG TTCGTAGTATTCTGTGCTTTGGTCGCGGCGGCATCTTGCGCGCCCAGCGTAGACCCAGAAATCGCAGCAAGACGCGCATTACCTGCGCTCGAACATGAAGAGATCCACGACGAATTCGGCCAGTACGCACTGCGCTACGTCACAGCCGAGGGTACCGTGGTCTCACAGCGAGGAAGGTTAGTCCCCACTGCCAAAGGGGAATACGTGCTTGTCACTGAAGGTGAAATCTCCTACATCGGTGACGATGGCGAACTCTACATCACCAAGTTCACCGCTGGACTCGACGGATACCATGTTGAAACCAATCACCAGCCCATGTCCAACATTCCTGAATCGGTGGATGCTAGTTCTCAGTga